One part of the Pseudoalteromonas ulvae UL12 genome encodes these proteins:
- a CDS encoding methylated-DNA--[protein]-cysteine S-methyltransferase: MSNASRYLQYLDTPLGRLEIAANEQGLTHVIFCGQHAEQATNKNAVTQQATVQLLEYFAGKRREFDLPLAPIGTVFQQSVWRLLATIPFGQSRSYGQLAEQLNNPKAVRAVGGANGRNPLTIIVPCHRVIGANGKLTGYAGGVERKRWLLQHEGLPTDCQLNKDELAAVIHTRQAKTQFLT; this comes from the coding sequence ATGAGCAATGCATCCCGTTACCTTCAATATCTCGATACACCACTGGGTCGCTTAGAAATTGCAGCGAATGAGCAAGGACTCACCCATGTCATTTTTTGTGGCCAGCACGCAGAGCAAGCGACAAACAAGAATGCCGTGACACAACAGGCGACGGTACAACTCTTGGAGTATTTTGCAGGAAAGCGCCGCGAGTTTGATTTACCCTTAGCCCCAATTGGCACAGTGTTTCAACAAAGTGTGTGGCGACTCTTGGCAACCATCCCCTTTGGACAAAGCCGCAGTTACGGCCAACTTGCCGAGCAATTAAATAATCCCAAGGCAGTGCGCGCCGTTGGGGGAGCCAATGGCCGTAATCCGCTGACCATTATTGTGCCTTGCCATCGCGTCATAGGTGCCAACGGCAAATTAACTGGTTACGCAGGAGGCGTCGAGCGAAAACGTTGGCTGCTTCAGCATGAAGGATTGCCAACAGATTGTCAGCTCAACAAAGATGAACTGGCAGCAGTGATCCACACACGCCAAGCCAAAACTCAGTTTTTAACTTAA
- a CDS encoding GNAT family N-acetyltransferase — translation MDHYFLTTERLNFRAVCLEDAAFILKLVNQASFKANIGDKGVTDLFSAQEHIHTSYLSQYEKLGFGLYLLVEKSTAQPIGVCGLVKRDFFDFPDIGYALLETVAGKGYATEAAKAVLAYAKKELSIDKVLAITSPDNIGSQRVLEKLGLTFQKHVYLPGYRGASCLYE, via the coding sequence ATGGATCATTACTTTTTGACCACCGAACGGCTTAATTTTAGAGCGGTGTGTTTAGAAGACGCAGCATTTATACTTAAGCTGGTTAATCAAGCCTCATTTAAAGCCAATATTGGCGACAAAGGGGTCACTGATTTATTTTCGGCGCAAGAACATATTCATACTAGTTATTTAAGCCAATATGAAAAATTAGGTTTTGGCCTGTATTTGCTGGTAGAAAAAAGTACTGCGCAACCTATTGGCGTATGTGGTTTAGTCAAACGCGATTTTTTTGACTTCCCTGATATTGGTTATGCGTTGTTAGAGACGGTTGCCGGCAAAGGGTATGCCACAGAAGCTGCAAAAGCCGTTTTAGCGTATGCCAAAAAAGAGCTCTCAATTGATAAAGTATTGGCCATTACATCGCCCGATAATATTGGTTCACAACGGGTATTGGAAAAACTCGGTCTGACTTTTCAAAAGCATGTTTATTTACCCGGTTACCGTGGAGCGAGCTGTTTGTATGAATAA
- a CDS encoding DUF418 domain-containing protein: protein MRIQSVDALKGLAILGILFLNIYHLAVMDMGYSPFAQPPISDEIIEVLNLYFFEGRFVSLFSLLFGVGLMIQFQALQTKGLDVENIMQSRLNWLLVLGVLHGCFVFIGDILVTYALCALYVCRYLADSTVQLFKRSAQYLLIGAVISIVFAFIADDTPQRYSEEFITRYQTLHSSYLEQVLLQFIYTGLAVLMVPVLSLWCIGGIMLFGMALYKSQFFQTGLSTRVLVMLLCIMLSVSSIDAWFRSQGLLSSHLSIFSGLAGALMYAHCIIYLVNRGSAFCRVLIPVGKMSLTLYLAQSVFFALVFRVWWTDLALDYSRLDYLYWVLGFSLLQIVFANVYFIFFKQGPAEWLWRKLYAKPKVLLE from the coding sequence ATGCGTATTCAATCAGTTGATGCTTTAAAAGGTCTCGCTATTTTAGGGATCTTGTTTTTAAATATTTATCACCTTGCAGTCATGGACATGGGCTATAGCCCATTTGCACAGCCCCCAATTAGCGATGAGATAATTGAAGTATTGAACCTTTATTTTTTTGAGGGGCGGTTTGTCAGTTTGTTTAGTTTATTGTTTGGGGTCGGTTTGATGATCCAATTCCAAGCTCTGCAAACAAAAGGGCTCGATGTGGAAAATATCATGCAGTCGCGTTTAAATTGGCTGTTAGTGTTAGGTGTGCTACACGGTTGCTTTGTATTTATTGGCGATATTTTAGTGACTTATGCGTTATGTGCTTTGTATGTATGCCGTTACCTTGCCGATAGCACAGTGCAATTATTTAAGCGCAGCGCGCAGTATTTGTTGATTGGCGCGGTGATATCCATCGTGTTTGCGTTTATTGCTGATGATACGCCACAGCGTTACTCGGAAGAGTTCATCACCCGCTATCAAACTTTGCATTCGAGTTATCTGGAGCAAGTCTTGCTTCAATTCATTTATACAGGCTTGGCCGTGTTGATGGTACCTGTGTTATCTCTTTGGTGTATTGGTGGGATCATGTTGTTTGGAATGGCACTGTATAAAAGCCAGTTTTTTCAGACGGGTCTCTCCACTCGTGTCTTAGTGATGCTGCTGTGTATTATGCTGAGTGTGAGTTCCATAGATGCTTGGTTTAGGTCGCAAGGATTATTAAGCTCACATTTGTCGATATTCAGTGGGTTAGCAGGGGCGCTGATGTATGCGCATTGTATAATTTATCTGGTTAATCGGGGCAGTGCGTTCTGTCGAGTGTTGATTCCTGTCGGAAAAATGTCTTTAACACTGTACTTGGCCCAGTCGGTGTTTTTTGCCTTAGTGTTTCGGGTCTGGTGGACTGATTTAGCCCTCGATTACAGCCGTTTAGATTACTTATATTGGGTGTTAGGGTTTTCTTTGTTGCAGATCGTATTTGCAAATGTCTATTTTATCTTTTTTAAACAAGGCCCTGCAGAGTGGTTATGGCGAAAGTTATATGCCAAACCTAAAGTGCTGTTGGAGTAA
- a CDS encoding peptidylprolyl isomerase, translated as MITFSTNVGDITIELDMNTTPVTAKNFLKYCQDGFYQGTIFHRVIKGFMIQGGGFTAKMKEKPTRAPIVNEANKGLSNVIGTIAMARTDAPHSASAQFFINVANNDFLDHLATTNDGWGYCVFGKVTAGMEVVTQIEKVKTAMVAGHEDVPFDPIVIENVTIHSES; from the coding sequence ATGATTACGTTTAGTACTAATGTTGGTGACATCACCATCGAACTCGATATGAACACCACCCCAGTGACAGCGAAAAACTTTTTGAAATATTGCCAAGATGGTTTTTACCAAGGCACTATTTTTCACCGTGTCATTAAAGGGTTCATGATCCAAGGTGGCGGTTTTACGGCAAAAATGAAAGAAAAACCAACACGCGCTCCAATCGTTAATGAAGCCAATAAAGGGCTGAGCAATGTCATTGGCACCATCGCTATGGCTCGCACAGATGCGCCGCACTCAGCATCCGCGCAGTTTTTTATCAATGTGGCAAACAACGACTTTCTTGATCACCTTGCTACCACCAATGATGGCTGGGGATATTGCGTATTTGGCAAAGTGACCGCCGGAATGGAAGTCGTCACCCAGATAGAAAAAGTAAAAACAGCCATGGTAGCTGGGCACGAAGATGTGCCATTTGACCCTATCGTGATTGAAAACGTCACCATCCACAGTGAATCATAA